One stretch of Streptomyces peucetius DNA includes these proteins:
- a CDS encoding HEAT repeat domain-containing protein, with the protein MFDPVIAPSGTLLGLLQRGRGDGTLHALAAPRAEALAALNHCVLSDPRHDWQVENRSLYYARLYLDLHGSLEEIERHLCDIDDHLDTEEGRTGLALAVLGHLASYGRGDALALLRRYATNGANWAWALDELALRDDDAGLRALAAPVLARFPATPEGDAELAAAMRDSFEPRPWRLWAEDPREAVGARVRAAQEAGSFDRWQRQMRPSGPRPGWSVRAVLEWADQGLERGAALHVPAARCLTAVAGPEDRSVIVEAARSGQDGARCAALHYLAQSRDAVVLDLIEAAVTVGPRTVAEAAVAAFERMCGDEATDRARSWVHRPDELGASAAGVLACRGGTGDAHLVLGALRETVRADGPDAPRLWTLVDGAGRLGIGCAAPVLRHIYRETASSHLRGRAARALAATDPSFPTGFAVECLWDCEETTREVAALHAETGDVRVAERLRRLAADPAEEAEVQTAVRSRIGPDRQAM; encoded by the coding sequence ATGTTCGATCCAGTCATAGCGCCGAGCGGCACCCTGCTCGGCCTGCTGCAGAGGGGCCGCGGCGACGGCACCCTGCACGCGCTCGCCGCCCCGCGCGCCGAAGCGCTCGCCGCCCTCAACCACTGCGTGCTCAGCGACCCGCGCCACGACTGGCAGGTCGAGAACCGCTCCCTCTACTACGCACGCCTCTACCTGGATCTCCACGGCAGTCTCGAGGAGATCGAGCGGCACCTGTGCGACATCGACGACCACCTCGACACCGAGGAAGGCCGGACCGGTCTCGCCCTCGCCGTGCTCGGACACCTCGCCTCCTACGGCAGGGGCGACGCGCTCGCCCTGCTGCGCAGGTACGCCACGAACGGCGCCAACTGGGCCTGGGCGCTCGACGAGCTCGCGCTGCGCGACGACGACGCCGGTCTTCGCGCGCTCGCCGCCCCGGTCCTCGCCAGATTCCCCGCCACCCCGGAGGGCGACGCCGAACTGGCCGCCGCCATGCGGGACTCCTTCGAGCCGCGGCCCTGGCGCCTGTGGGCCGAGGACCCGCGGGAAGCGGTCGGCGCCCGCGTCAGGGCCGCACAGGAAGCAGGCTCCTTCGACCGCTGGCAGCGCCAGATGCGCCCCTCCGGGCCCCGCCCCGGCTGGAGTGTCCGGGCGGTGCTCGAATGGGCCGACCAGGGACTCGAGCGCGGTGCCGCGCTGCATGTGCCGGCCGCCCGATGTCTGACCGCGGTGGCCGGGCCGGAGGACCGGTCCGTCATCGTCGAGGCCGCCCGCAGCGGCCAGGACGGCGCACGCTGCGCCGCCCTGCACTACCTCGCCCAGTCGCGCGACGCCGTGGTCCTCGACCTGATCGAGGCCGCGGTCACCGTGGGACCCCGGACCGTCGCCGAAGCGGCCGTCGCCGCGTTCGAGCGGATGTGCGGCGACGAGGCCACGGACCGGGCACGGAGCTGGGTGCACCGCCCCGACGAACTCGGCGCGTCCGCGGCCGGCGTGCTCGCCTGCCGCGGCGGCACCGGCGACGCGCACCTCGTGCTCGGCGCCCTGCGCGAGACCGTACGGGCGGACGGACCCGACGCGCCCCGGCTGTGGACCCTCGTAGACGGCGCCGGACGCCTCGGCATCGGTTGCGCCGCCCCCGTGCTGCGTCACATCTACCGCGAGACGGCCTCCTCACATCTGCGGGGCCGCGCCGCCCGGGCACTCGCCGCCACCGACCCCTCATTCCCCACCGGTTTCGCCGTCGAATGCCTCTGGGACTGCGAAGAGACCACCAGGGAAGTCGCCGCGCTGCACGCGGAGACCGGGGACGTGCGCGTCGCCGAGCGGCTGCGCCGGCTGGCCGCCGACCCCGCGGAGGAGGCCGAGGTGCAGACCGCCGTGCGGAGCCGGATCGGACCCGACCGGCAGGCCATGTGA
- a CDS encoding glycosyltransferase family 4 protein, with the protein MRVVIVTESFPPDVNGVAHCAQQTARHLAARGHEPLVIAPAAAGADSGDAASPCPVVRVPSLPLPGYPQVRVALPSRRVAAAIAAHRADLVHLAGPFVLGVRGMAAATRLGLPAVAVYQTDLAGYARTYVGAGEGTAWRRIRAVHGAADRTLAPSTAALRDLEEHGVERVRLWPRGVETTRFRPELRDGELRRTLAPGGELIVGYVGRLAPEKHVELLSGVCGLPGVRVVVVGDGPSETSLRAALPGAVFLGRRTGDDLARVFASLDVFAHTGPYETFCQTVQEAMASGLPVIAPAAGGPLDLVAHGRTGLLVEPHSADAVRSAVATLAADPALRRSYGQAGLAAVEGRTWAAVGDMLLEHYADVLGARTAVAA; encoded by the coding sequence ATGCGTGTCGTCATCGTCACCGAGTCCTTTCCCCCCGATGTCAACGGTGTGGCGCACTGTGCCCAGCAGACCGCACGGCATCTCGCCGCCCGTGGTCACGAGCCGCTCGTCATCGCCCCGGCGGCCGCCGGGGCGGACAGCGGTGACGCCGCTTCCCCCTGCCCGGTCGTGCGCGTCCCCTCCCTTCCGCTGCCCGGCTATCCGCAGGTGCGCGTCGCACTGCCCAGCCGCCGGGTCGCGGCGGCGATCGCCGCGCACCGGGCCGACCTCGTCCATCTCGCCGGCCCGTTCGTCCTGGGCGTGCGGGGCATGGCCGCCGCGACCCGGCTGGGGCTGCCCGCCGTGGCCGTGTACCAGACGGACCTGGCGGGCTACGCCCGTACCTACGTCGGCGCCGGCGAAGGGACCGCGTGGCGGCGCATCCGGGCCGTGCACGGTGCCGCCGACCGCACCCTCGCCCCGTCCACCGCCGCCCTGCGCGACCTCGAGGAGCACGGGGTCGAGCGGGTACGGCTGTGGCCGCGCGGGGTGGAGACGACCCGCTTCCGGCCGGAGCTGCGCGACGGGGAACTGCGCCGCACGCTCGCGCCCGGCGGCGAACTGATCGTCGGCTACGTCGGCCGGCTCGCCCCCGAGAAGCACGTCGAACTCCTCTCCGGAGTGTGCGGGCTCCCCGGTGTCCGGGTGGTCGTCGTCGGGGACGGACCCAGCGAGACGTCACTGCGGGCCGCCCTGCCCGGTGCCGTCTTCCTCGGCCGCAGGACCGGCGACGACCTCGCCCGGGTCTTCGCCTCGCTGGACGTCTTCGCCCACACCGGCCCGTACGAGACCTTCTGCCAGACCGTGCAGGAGGCGATGGCCAGCGGGCTGCCGGTGATCGCGCCGGCCGCCGGAGGCCCGCTCGACCTCGTCGCCCACGGCCGCACCGGGCTGCTCGTGGAACCGCACAGCGCCGACGCCGTACGCTCCGCGGTCGCCACCCTCGCGGCAGACCCCGCGCTGCGCCGGTCGTACGGGCAGGCCGGCCTCGCCGCCGTCGAGGGCCGGACCTGGGCCGCGGTGGGGGACATGCTGCTGGAGCACTACGCCGATGTGCTGGGCGCCCGTACGGCGGTAGCCGCGTGA
- a CDS encoding ankyrin repeat domain-containing protein, whose translation MSEVPDPEVIELATKVFDLARQGETEALAAYVDAGVPADLTNDKGDTLVMLAAYHGHAAAVEALLARGAEPNRANDRGQTPLAGAVFKGEDAVIRALLAGGADPKAGTPSAADTARMFGKAELLELFEGR comes from the coding sequence ATGAGCGAGGTCCCGGACCCCGAGGTGATCGAACTCGCGACCAAGGTCTTCGACCTGGCGCGTCAGGGGGAGACGGAGGCACTGGCCGCGTACGTCGACGCCGGCGTCCCCGCCGACCTCACCAACGACAAGGGCGACACGCTCGTCATGCTCGCCGCCTATCACGGCCATGCCGCCGCCGTGGAGGCACTGCTCGCCCGCGGCGCGGAGCCGAACCGGGCCAACGACCGCGGCCAGACGCCGCTCGCCGGCGCCGTGTTCAAGGGTGAGGACGCCGTGATCCGCGCCCTCCTCGCCGGCGGCGCCGATCCGAAGGCAGGAACCCCGTCCGCCGCGGATACGGCGCGGATGTTCGGGAAGGCGGAACTCCTGGAGCTGTTCGAGGGCCGCTGA